A genomic region of Raphanus sativus cultivar WK10039 chromosome 6, ASM80110v3, whole genome shotgun sequence contains the following coding sequences:
- the LOC108811968 gene encoding monofunctional riboflavin biosynthesis protein RIBA 2, chloroplastic: MRMASLNLRSHSTHLLLLPSRDVTSSKPFRKTWMCPKTTPRRLNNVRMGVMSEEGDVFSSSSSSKSKAGSMGIELQPDLVSFGTLAAEMIPTTIVSSEVKDEEFDLDRPTDGFASIPQAIEDIRHGKLVIVVDDEDRENEGDLIMAASLVTPQAMAFVVKHGTGIVCVSMKGEDLERLELPLMVTRKENEEKLRTAFTVSVDAKNGTSTGVSARDRAQTILALASKDSKPQDFTRPGHIFPLRYREGGVLKRAGHTEASVDLTVLAGLEPVSVLCEIVDDDGSMARLPRLRQFAQDNNLKIISIADLIRYRRKRERLVEFTAVAPIPTMWGPFKAYCFKSLLDGVEHIAMVKGEVGDGKDVLVRVHAECITDDIFGNGSGGKQLAIAMRQIEETGRGVFVYLRGPEAKGIDLTHKPRTYDNNTSDQTEGVSFPVASREYGIGAQILRDLGVRTMKVMTNNPAHYVGLKGYGLSITGKVSLISPSS, translated from the exons ATGAGAATGGCCTCCCTCAATCTTCGATCTCACTcaactcatcttcttcttcttccctcgCG TGATGTTACGAGTTCAAAACCGTTTAGGAAGACATGGATGTGTCCTAAGACCACGCCAAGGAGATTAAACAATGTTAGAATGGGAGTGATGTCTGAGGAAGGAGatgtcttctcttcttcctcttcctccaagagTAAGGCAGGATCAATGGGGATTGAGCTGCAGCCGGATTTGGTTTCTTTCGGAACATTAGCAGCAGAAATGATCCCCACGACAATCGTTTCATCCGAAGTCAAGGATGAAGAGTTTGATCTTGACCGTCCTACTGATGGATTCGCCTCTATTCCACAAGCTATTGAGGATATTCGTCACGGCAAG TTGGTGATTGTTGTAGATGATGAAGATAGAGAGAACGAAGGAGATTTGATCATGGCTGCATCGCTGGTGACACCTCAAGCTATGGCTTTTGTGGTGAAGCATGGGACTGGAATCGTGTGTGTCAGCATGAAAGGAGAAGACTTGGAGAGGTTAGAGCTTCCTTTGATGGTGACCCGTAAGGAGAACGAGGAGAAACTCCGCACCGCCTTCACGGTTTCTGTG GATGCTAAGAACGGAACTTCCACAGGTGTCTCGGCTCGTGATAGGGCGCAGACGATATTAGCCCTTGCGTCAAAAGATTCAAAGCCTCAGGATTTCACCCGTCCTGGTCATATCTTTCCTTTGAGATACAGAGAAGGCGGTGTTCTTAAAAGAGCAGGGCATACAGAAGCCTCTGTTGATCTAACTGTGTTAGCTGGTTTGGAACCTGTTTCTGTTTTGTGTGAGATTGTGGATGACGATGGTTCCATGGCTAGGTTACCAAGACTCCGCCAGTTTGCTCAAGATAACAACTTGAAAATCATCTCAATCGCCGATCTCATCAG ATACCGAAGGAAAAGAGAGAGACTGGTGGAGTTTACTGCGGTGGCGCCTATACCGACAATGTGGGGACCATTTAAAGCATATTGCTTCAAGTCATTGCTTGATGGAGTTGAGCACATTGCAATGGTCAAA ggtgAAGTCGGAGATGGGAAGGACGTTCTGGTGAGAGTACATGCTGAATGTATCACAGATGATATATTCGGGAATGGCTCTGGTGGAAAGCAATTAGCAATTGCTATGAGACAGATTGAAGAAACTGGGAGAGGTGTGTTTGTGTACTTACGCGGTCCTGAAGCTAAAGGCATTGACCTAACCCACAAGCCTCGTACCTACGACAACAACACTTCAGATCAAACCGAGGGTGTTTCATTCCCCGTTGCTTCAAGAGAATACGGCATCGGAGCACAA ATACTGAGGGATCTAGGAGTTAGAACGATGAAGGTGATGACGAATAATCCAGCTCACTACGTTGGCCTTAAAGGCTATGGTTTATCAATCACCGGCAAGGTTTCACTCATTAGTCCCAGCTCCTAA
- the LOC108813258 gene encoding homeobox-leucine zipper protein ATHB-6, producing MMKRLSSSDSVGGLISLCPTTSTDQQSPRRYGREFQSMLEGYEEEEEEAITEERAQTGLAEKKRRLSVNQVKALEKNFELENKLEPERKVKLAQELGLQPRQVAVWFQNRRARWKTKQLEKDYGVLKTQYDSLRHNFDSLRRDNDSLLQEISKLKAKLNGEEEEDDEEDNNLATMESDASVKEEEVSLPEKITEPPSSPPELLEHSDSFNYRSFTDLRDLLPLKAAASSVAAAGSSDSSEGSSSNVTAAAPVTVPGGSFVQFVKMEQTEDHDDFLSGEEACGFFSDEQPPSLHWYSTVDQWT from the exons ATGATGAAGAGATTAAGTAGTTCAGATTCAGTGGGTGGTCTCATCTCTTTATGTCCCACTACTTCTACAG ATCAGCAGAGTCCAAGAAGATACGGGAGAGAATTTCAGTCGATGCTTGAAGGCTacgaggaggaggaagaagaagccataACCGAGGAAAGAGCACAAACCGGTCTAGCCGAGAAGAAGAGACGGTTAAGCGTTAACCAAGTAAAAGCCTTGGAGAAGAATTTCGAGTTGGAGAACAAACTGGAGCCAGAGAGGAAAGTGAAGTTAGCTCAAGAGCTTGGTCTACAACCTCGTCAGGTAGCTGTTTGGTTTCAGAACCGCCGCGCACGGTGGAAGACAAAACAGCTCGAGAAAGATTACGGTGTTCTCAAAACACAATACGATTCTCTCCGCCATAACTTCGATTCCCTCCGCCGTGACAACGATTCTCTTCTTCAAGAG ATCAGTAAACTAAAAGCTAAGCTTAAcggagaggaggaagaagatgatgaggaaGATAACAACTTGGCGACGATGGAGAGTGATGCTTCCGTCAAGGAAGAAGAAGTTTCGTTGCCGGAGAAGATCACAGAACCGCCGTCTTCTCCTCCGGAGCTTCTAGAACATTCCGACAGCTTCAATTACCGGAGTTTCACCGACCTCCGTGACCTTCTTCCGTTAAAGGCCGCGGCTTCCTCCGTCGCCGCCGCTGGATCGTCGGACAGTAGCGAGGGAAGTAGCTCTAACGTTACGGCGGCGGCTCCGGTGACGGTTCCCGGCGGTAGTTTCGTGCAGTTTGTGAAAATGGAGCAGACGGAGGATCACGACGACTTTCTGAGTGGAGAAGAAGCGTGCGGTTTTTTCTCCGATGAACAGCCACCGTCTCTGCACTGGTACTCCACCGTTGATCAGTGGACTTGA
- the LOC108809078 gene encoding signal peptidase complex subunit 1, with protein MDWQGQKVVEQLMQILLVISGVVAVVAGYATESFRTTMLIYAGGVVLATMITVPNWPFYNRHPLKWLDPSEVEKHPKPQAVLAVGSKKKFSKK; from the coding sequence ATGGATTGGCAAGGGCAGAAAGTGGTGGAGCAGCTGATGCAGATCTTACTGGTGATCTCCGGCGTCGTCGCGGTGGTCGCTGGGTACGCAACGGAGTCGTTCAGGACGACGATGCTGATCTACGCAGGTGGCGTTGTTCTGGCGACGATGATCACCGTACCTAATTGGCCGTTCTACAATCGCCATCCACTCAAATGGTTAGATCCGAGCGAAGTCGAGAAGCATCCCAAACCACAAGCCGTCCTCGCCGTTGGTTCCAAGAAGAAATTCTCCAAGAAATAG
- the LOC108806568 gene encoding peroxidase 17: MSLPLPHLIIYLLLLTVATGEILRPRFYSETCPEAESIVRNEMKKAMIREARSVASVMRLQFHDCFVNGCDGSVLLDDTPNMLGEKLSLSNIDSLRSFEVVDDIKEALEKACPATVSCADIVIMASRDAVALTGGPDWEVKLGRKDSLTASQKDSDDIMPSPRANATFLVDLFERFDLSVKDMVALSGSHSIGKGRCFSIMFRLYNQSGSGKPDPALEPVYRKKLNKLCPLGGDENVTGDLDATPRVFDNQYFKDLVSGRGFLNSDQTLYTSRETRGYVKWFSEDQGEFFRAFEEGMVKLGDLQSGRPGEVRVNCRVVNTRHNDVLLRDS; this comes from the exons ATGTCTCTTCCTCTTCCCCATCTCATCATCTACCTACTTCTCTTGACGGTAGCCACCGGTGAAATTCTCCGACCAAGATTCTACAGCGAAACATGCCCTGAAGCTGAATCCATCGTGAGAAACGAAATGAAGAAAGCCATGATCAGAGAAGCCAGAAGCGTCGCCTCGGTTATGCGTCTCCAGTTTCACGACTGCTTCGTTAAT GGATGTGACGGGTCCGTGTTGCTTGACGACACACCCAACATGCTCGGTGAAAAACTATCACTTTCCAACATCGATTCACTGAGATCTTTCGAAGTTGTAGACGACATCAAAGAAGCTCTAGAGAAAGCTTGTCCCGCTACTGTCTCCTGTGCCGACATCGTCATCATGGCTTCTCGTGACGCCGTTGCTCTT ACAGGAGGACCGGACTGGGAAGTGAAGCTAGGGAGGAAAGACAGTTTAACAGCGAGTCAGAAAGATTCGGACGACATAATGCCGAGCCCGAGAGCGAACGCGACGTTCTTGGTCGATCTCTTCGAAAGATTCGATCTTTCGGTTAAAGACATGGTGGCTTTGTCTGGATCACACTCGATTGGTAAAGGTCGGTGTTTTTCGATCATGTTCAGGCTTTATAACCAATCCGGTTCTGGTAAACCGGATCCGGCTCTCGAACCGGTTTACAGGAAGAAGCTTAACAAGCTTTGTCCTTTGGGTGGAGACGAGAACGTGACCGGTGATCTAGATGCGACGCCTCGGGTTTTTGATAATCAGTACTTCAAAGACTTGGTTTCAGGGAGAGGGTTTCTTAACTCTGATCAGACTCTGTACACGAGTAGAGAGACGAGAGGGTATGTGAAGTGGTTTAGCGAGGATCAAGGTGAGTTCTTTAGAGCTTTTGAAGAAGGGATGGTGAAGTTGGGTGATTTGCAATCTGGGAGACCTGGTGAGGTTAGAGTTAACTGTAGGGTTGTTAATACAAGGCATAATGATGTATTATTGCGTGACTCTTGA